The DNA window ACTAGCTGCGTCCCCGTTTCGATCCCGCCGACCAAGCGGCGGCAACCGTCGAACTCACGACTCGGCTTCGGCTTGGTGTCTTGGGTCGACGAAGCGGCCGATGAACAAAATGCTGCCGGTCCGCAGATCACGGATAAGGAAGACAAACGGGTGGTCGGCGTGAAAGACGGGAGTCTCCTTGCCTGATCGGATGAACCATGAACCACGGGTCACCACGTACGCTTCCGTGCCCTCTTCGTTGACGTCGATGTATCCCTCCTGATCGATGGCGGAGATCGGTGGCCCGGCTGTTCCACCCGTCATTGCCGAGAAGTCCGGATTTATGAATACATCGGTAAGCCCCATGGCTTGCAGGACCTCAGTGAGCGGCATCCGCGTCTGCATGCGAAACCGCGGAATCTTCACGTCAACATCTTTTGTGACTTCCATCTTATCCATCCAATTTGCCACAGTCTTCCATGTGAGTCCTTCCTCGAAGTCCGGTAAGGAACCATTTGGGAGAATCAGAGTCATGGATACCTCCTCTCCCGTGTATGGCATTTCCAGGAGCTTGCAGCCGTCCAGAAATGCATACTTGAACCTGCCAGCCTGATGCATCATTGAGACTGTGGCATTCTCGCCTGTCAGAAGATGAAACTCCTCGTCATCGGTTGCATCTGGGTTGAATTCATATTTCCATCTGCCCTTGAAGTAGATCACACTGGTCAGGAGCATTCGCGTCAGCGTGTCCACTCCCTGCGAAACGGCTGCGTCCTTGATCCGACCGTGCGTGGTGTCGCGCACCCACCTGGCGACGGCGTCGTGGGCGCCGGCCAGATCGTGCTCGAAATCCACGGCCGCCGGTTTCTCGCCGTAGCACTGGCGGAGGGTCCGAGCGAACTCATCTCGAAACTTGAGGCCTTCGTGGGCCCAGAGCCTCGAACCCAGGTACAGGTCGTGCGATTCCGCCCCTTGGCGGAGGCTCACCAGCAGGTCGTGGTAGGCCGGGTGGACCCGCTGCTTGAGCGATTCCAAGCCCAGCACTTTTTCCATCTGCTGCGCCGTTTGCTCCCGCGCCCCGGCGTAGGCCAGGGCCAGCGCCATCGAGGCGCAAAGCGGCGAGGAGAACAGGTTGCCTCCCGTCCCTGTCGTCCCGTCCTCGACCAGCTTGCGGTGCAAGTCGAAAGTGAAAGTATTGGTGGCCTCCACCAGGGCCTCGCGCTCCGACGAGCGGCTTAACTTCTTGCCGCCGCATCCGGTTATCGGCGACAACACACCGATACAAACCAGCAAAATCCCCAATCTCTTCATGACCTTGTCTCCCAGAATCAACCCTCAATGACTCCCAAGTGGACGGATCATCGCGACCTGTACCTGCCACGGCCTGTCCGTGTCAATACTAGCGGCGTCCCCCTTTCGATTCACGCCGCAGCCGGTCCAAGCATGCCTATGCCGGCTATCTCTGTCCCTCCTGACCGGCCGGCCCGGAGGTGGGAAATATCCGGCTCGGTCGGGTGAAGAAGGGATTGGGTGGGGCCGTCCCAGTTCCTGGGTGAGGGCCCCACTGCCACTTCCTCATGATCTCGCAGACCTCCTCGCTCCGCCAGCTGTCGCCCCATACCTGGTTCTTTTCGGCATCTACGAAGAATCGAATGCTCACGCCGCTCTTGTCGTCTCGAAGGAACAAGAGATAGCCGCCGACGCAGTCCTGGTCGGCTTCCGCAGCCTCCTGAAGCACGCGGATCAACCCGTCGATGTACGAGCGATCCTTGAACCGAAAGATGCCTCCCAAAGGCCCGTGGTCCTTCCCATCGTCGCCCACAACCTCCATCGTAGCATATTCGCCCAGCCGAAGGTCCTGCGGCCGGCCCGACCGGACGCGGTCGTAAGGACCCCGGCTCCCCTTCGCCAGCATCCACGCCAGAAGGATCAACGCCGCCAACCCAATCACCAACCCGACATGCTTGGCCGCCGCCACGCGAAGTCTCCTAATGTAGTTTGAGTAGTCCAGGGATGCCACAGCCATACCACCAGAGATTCTCCCGTGGGTGAACCAGACCGGCATGTTCGATGTTGATTTGCGTCAAGGCGTCCCCTACAGTATAATCCCAACCGAGGTATTGCCAGAAGGCCCCCACATAGGTGTAATACGCTGTTAGGTAATTGTCCTGATGGGCTTCATGGTGCCAGCCGAGGTAGACTTGGTCTTGCCCTTGTACTCCGCTTAGCGAACCGCAAGCTTGAGCAAAATCGTAGTTGCGTGCACTGTAACAAGAGTCGATTTGAACGATCTTAAGCCTGCTCTTGTACCACAAACGGCACTCCATCATCGAAGCTCCATTCTCTTCCCACCCATCGGGCAATTCCCTGTAGTCCGGCGGAGGAGTCTCGTAATCGCGTTTGAGATAGGAGAACACCCTCTTGTCGTAGAGCACAATGTTTGTTCGGTCCTCCGGTGTTTTCTTGCCAATCTGATAGTGTCCGTGCCCCAGGTGATACCAGTGAGAGAGATTGTTGGGAACGATCAGCATCCACTTGACGTTGAACCAGGTGCAGTTCTTATGGTAGAGCACACAATATGGCAATCCTTGATCCTTGCATGCAGTAATCACCTTTTTGATGCCGGGCCATCTGTTCTTGGTAACCGCCTTGTCGGGCAGTGTTATCAGAACCCTTACATCGCTGGGACCATCGTAATCATAGGGTTCAAACTTCTTCGAGACTTCCTTGATGAATTCGTCATACTCATCATCTCTGCCTTCTCCTGACAGACGTTCGCCAAACGCCTGTTCACTCAGAACGATTCGGAGGAGCGATTCGTCTCCAAACGCTACGGCCGGAACGGAGATGTTTACCGAACTACCTGTGCCTCCGGTCGACCAACGGATCGCGTCATCCACTCCAACCAGTGCAATGACAAGATCATACACCCCTTCATAGAGAGCGGCAAGACGATAGTCGCTTCCCTCCTTGAAGCTATCACTCGCGGTCAAGCAGTGGAGGCCGTTCGAAAAGTTGACCTCGAGTCTCTCAGACAGAGCGATGGGCGATCCGGATGTGACGGCTATCACCTTCAACTCATGAGGACCGTTTAGGTAGGCGTAACTCTCCAGGGCAATCGTATATCCGTAGTCGAAGTTGATGACTTCTCCCACGAGGTTGCCATCAAGGAACACGAACATCTGCTCCGTCTCGCTATCAAAGCCGCCAGCAGTGATGGAGAAGAATCCGCTGAGTTCGTTAGGATCTCCGTCGACGGTGACGGCGATGTTGGGTCGGGCGGGTCCGGATTGGCCGTACTGGGTGGCGAGGATGCCCAGGTCGCCCACGCCGACTTCGCGGTCGCGGTTGATGTCGGCCTCCAGGTAGTTGTAGCCGGGCGCGGTGGTTTGGCCGTACTGGGTGGCGAGGATGCCCAGGTCGCCCACGCCGACCTCGCCGTCGCGGTTGATGTCGGCTTGGAGGTAGGTGGCGGCGCCGACGTTGGCGAAGTCGAAGTTGGAGTAGTGGAAGCCGATATCGAGGGGGCCGGCGTCGGGTTCGCGGTCGGCTGAGGTGGCTGAGCCGGTCAGTTGCGGATCGGTCAGGCCGATCGCGCCCCAGCCGGTATCGACCAGCGGCGAGTAGCGATCCAGAAAGTAACCCTCCAGCGGTCCGGCGCCCGGGTCGTAAGGGTCTTCGAGGACGATTTGCGGGTAGTATTCCTGGAAGCCGGTGATCTGGTCGAAGTTGTTGTTGGCGGCGTTGGCGTAGTAGCCGGTGCAGAGGGCGACCGCAGCCATGGAGCCGTCGACCAGGGCGACGCCGTATCCGGCGTAGGACCGCGAGACGAGGTTGTTGACGAGCTCGACGGCGCCGGCGTTCTCCGGGTAGGCGGCGCCGTGGACGACGATCCCGTCGTACCGCGGATTGTCGATGGTGTTGTTGCGGATGGCGATGGTGGTATCGGGCGATTCGGCGCTGGTGGTTGACTTCAGGTCGATGTCCATACCGCAATAGTACGCGGTGACGATCTGGTTGTTCAGGACGTCGGTCAGGTCGGTGCCGGTCTGGCCGATGCCGAAGCAGGGATAGTAGATGAAGTTATCGTGCAGCGGCTCATCGAGGCGGATGTCCTGGGTGATCAGGCCGACGTAGGCGAACTCGATCACGCAGAAGCTGACCGTGCTGGAGACCGAAGCGGTCGGTTCGATCACGACCGGGCAGTAGTAGTCGCCCCAGGACGGCGAGGCGGCGTCGGAGGTAAAGACGATGGGGTTGGCGGGCGTGCCGCGGGCGAGGATCACCCCGCCGCTGTTGACGAGCAGGCAGCCGTTGACGCTGTAGGTTACGGTCGTTCCCGGTTCGATCACCAGGAGGGCCTGGACGTTGACGTCGGCGGTGACGTGGTAGACGTTGTCAGCGGTCCAGATCACGTTGGCGGTGATATCGGAGTTGACCTCGACGAGGCTGCGCGTGCCGCCGTCAAGGGCGGCCGAGAAAGTTCGGGAGGGCGGATTGACCGGCCAGGAGGGCTGGTCGGCTGTGGTTTGCGACTTAGCGGTCAGGGCGTCGCGTTGGGCGCGGAACGCGAGGTAGTCTTGGGGTGTGGCGGGGAAGGTCGGCTGGTCTGTGGCGATCGGGCAACAGGTCAGGCGATCTTCGCGCGAGGCCAGCGTCGGATCGGTCCTTGGGACGAAGGGGGCGGGCGCGGGTTCCTGATAGACGAAGTCCTCGCCGACGATCTCGGCCAGAATCTCCTTGAGTTCCTCGACACCCACCTGATTGGGGTCGATCGCCGTCTCAGCGGCAATGGCCGGCCCGGCGCAGAAGACGCCCGTTAGCAGTAGTGCAATTATCCACACACACACACTGATGATTCGTTTCGACGTTCCCATCGCTGACCTCCATCCATGAACTGATGCCGTGATTCTGGATGCATATTGGCCGAGTACAGCCTGCGAGTGACGTGATCCCGAGGCGGGCGAAGCGCGGAGGCAAGCTCTACGCGCGGATAGCTTGGTTTCAATCGGGCCGCTGGAGGTTGTCTTGCCGCCGTTGGCGTTGACGTTTGGGCCTCCTGATGCCGGTTGGCCCGAGGGTTGATCCGCGAAAACAACTTACCAAACGGTGGATGGGTTGTCAAGGGTGTTTTCTCTCTTCCGGCTCTTCGCCTCAGGGCGCACCGTCCCATCTTGCTTGGGGCTTTGCCCCTCAAGCTCCAGAATTCAGCGATTCACGGTTGTCGGCGGCGATTCGGCGTTTCACGCTTCTCAGAATGCCGTGGACCGCAACGCCGCCAAGCCGGTGACGGGTGGTTATTCTGCCAGCATCGGCCGAAGCTGGGTCCACAGCGCGTCGGCGATTGCTTTCATGCCGCGGTCGCCGGGGTGCCAGTTGACCCCGCCGTTTTCGAAGTGGCCTTCCGAGACCGCGCGGTACTGCTCGTCGCCGATCAGGTGGCTGATGTAAAGCCACGGCGCGCCCTGGGCGTCGCACGCCGCCTTCATCAGGGCGTTCCGCTGCGGGCACGCGCCCCACATGCTCACCCCGCAGACCAGGGCGTCGGGATTGGCCTCCTTGAGCATGGCCAGGAGTTTGGCGTACGGCTTGGTCAGCGTCTCCTCGTTGGCGATGTCCAGCGACGTGTTGTCGCCCACCTGGATGAGCACCAGGTCCGCTTGGTATGATGCGAAAGCGGCAAAGAGGTTCTCCTTGCCGGCCAAGCCGTCGCCCTCGAAGAGGTTCTCGATGATCAGCTCCGGCTTGGGATCGCTTTGGGCCTCGCACAGGTAAGCGTGCAGCCGATGGGCGAAATCCTTTTCCGGCGCGGTCGCGGCCATGCCCCAGTTGCCCTGCCAGCCGAGATGATCAGCCGGCGGATGGCGCGTGATGCTGTTGCCCGCGATCAAAAGCTTCTTCACCGCTCGCGTGGCCGGCCGCGTCAGCCGGGCGTAGAACGTCGGCTCGTAGCCGCGCAGCACGAGCTTGCCCGAACCCAGCTTGCCGCTCTCGAACGTCTCGCGGATGAAGCTCCGCTTTTCGTAGTTCATCCCGGCGAGCCACGGGGCGCGGATTTCGCAGTCGATCCGATCCACCACCGCCGGCGCGGCGCCGGGCCGACCGCACATCTGAGCCAGGCCCTGCTGCCAGAGGTCCTTGGTGCTCAAAGCTTCCGGCGTGATCTCCATGCCGGTGTTGCGGCTCCGCGAGATCGCGGCCACCAATATGCTCCGCGACCGCTCCAGCGGCAGGCCGTCCTGGGCCACCAGGGCGATCATCCCAAACTGCCGGTCGATCCCACGCACCTCGACGCCGCCGTCGAAAACCAGGCTCGGCTTGAGGAACCCCGTGTACATCTTGGCCGACGGCGAGTCGACGCGGATGAACCCGCGCCGATCGCTCCAGTCGAACTGCGCGACCGGACCCATCGCGATCCGCGGCTCGTCGCCGTAGCTCGCCTCCGGCAGCACCGTATCGGCCTCCGGATCGAACACCGTCCGCAGCCCGCGACGCCAGACATGTTGGCGAAGCGCCAGGTCCATGCCGCCGGTGTCCTCGAGCGGACCGAGACCCCGGTGGGCCAGGTTCAGCAGGATGTCGCGGCCGAACGTGGCGGTCACCGGCTCGCAAGCGGCGGGCAGGGCCCCGCTCCTGAACAGCGCGCCAGCCGCCTTGGACGCGGCCAGCACGGCTTCGTCGTTGGCCATGATCAGACCCGCGTTCGGATAGCTCGTATCCGGAATCGGCATTCGCACGTTCAGATAGTCCTGGTCGCTGGTCAACGTCGGCTGGTAGCCGCGATCGTCCCAGTAGAACCAGAACACTCCGTCATAGTCCTGCCATGAGGCGAAGGCCGCCATGCGGGCGTAGAACTCGGTGGCGTACGGGTTCGGCCGGCTGTCGTTGCACTCGTAGATCAGGTGCGGTTTGTTCGGCACCCGCACCAGATCGATCGGCTGTTCCATCAGCGGATGGCCGTTGACGCGGACCACGTACGGGTAGTACGGGTCGTCGGGTTTGACCTCCCACGGCCGCATGCCGAAGCCGTAGATTCCGTATGAAGCGAAATCGCCGCACGTCGCCGCCCAGTAGTTCTGGAGGCTGTTGCCGAACCGCCCGGTCGGCGTCACCGGCACGACGTTGATTCCCACGCCTTCCGGCGCGAGCGATCGCAGGAACGCAATAAACCGCGCCGTATGGCCCGTGTACAGCTCCACCGCGAATCGCACCACGTCCTCGCCCCGCGCGTAGGGGTACGATCCCAGATCGCCTTCCTTGACCACGAACTCCTTCTGGTAGCCCGCCTTCTCGACCTGCACGCCCGCCAGCGTCGGGGCGAACTCGACCGTGCCGTCGGCCAGCGACTCGCCCTCGTTGAGATTTCCCCACGCCGCGACCAGCGCCTCCTGCGTCGCGTACCGCTCCTTGAGCCACTCATTCCACCGCTGAGTCAGCCGCTTCTTTTTGATCCCGGTCGGCGTCGTGCGAAGCACCTGCTCCACAAAGCCGTTCTCATTGAAGACCTCGTAGAGCCCGATCGCCTCTTCATCGGCCCAGCGCTTGCCCGTGTACGGGTTGACGTGCTCGATCAGGCTCCGCGCGTACTCCTCGAACACCCGCTCAGCCCGGCGGTCGTAGTAGACAATGTGGCCAAACACGTCCTCCTTGATCAGTTGGTTCCACTCCTCGCGCGTCCCGTCGTCCGGCATCGCGTCGTAGTCCGCTTCGGTCGGATGGCGATAGGTGCTCAGCGAGATCCAGAAGAACATCCCGTGCTGCTTGGCCAGGGCGATCGCGTGGTCAAGCCGGTCCATCGCGCTGCCGCTGTCCTTGACCACCGGGACGATCGGGTACGTCCGCCCCTCGACGCCCTCCAGGAACGTTCCATCAAAGAGGTTCAGCCGCACCCCGTTGATCCCCGCATCCGCCATCCGCTCGAACGTCAGCTCCAGGTCCTTGCCCTGCCGTTTGACGTCGCAGACGAAATTCGTCCCCCACAACCGCAGCCGCTGGCCGTCGTACCACAGATGCCCATCCTTGACCGTGACGAACTTGCCCTCCGCCAACGGCCCCGCCGCCACCGCGCTCGCCCCGACCAACAACCAGACCGCCACAGCCGAAAAAGACCTTCGCATTACGCACTCCTGAATACCAACCTGGGATGGATCTGCCAAACGGACACCTTTCCTGCATCGCCACACGGCCGGTCGCGGTGTTTCCGTGTTTCCTCGGCATAGTACCAAACCCGCTCCATTCCGTCAAGACCCGATATTTTGCTGTAAATATTTATGTTGCAGTGATTTGCAAGCTATCGATGGCGGCTAAGGCATATTCTGGCATGTCGTACGGTCCGGCCTCTTCTTTCCAGTCTGGGGTCCGGAGGGCATCGCGCTCGGCAGGTCGATATCACACCGCATGCCGCGAATGCCGGTCTGCGCCGCGATCGTCACCCGATCCTGGCAGGTCCGTTGCTTCTCGGTTGGCCGTCACTATAATCGGCTCCGACGTGACGGTTGCCAACCAGGACAAGACTGAAGGAACAGCCAATGGCCGAGAACGCCTCCAAGCCGATGACCAACCGCCAGCGCACCTCCGCGGTGCTCCACTATCAGCCGTACGACCGCCTGCCGGTGGTTCACTTCGGTTTCTGGAGCGAGACGCTGGCCAAGTGGGCCCGCCAGGGCCACATCCGCCGCCAGATCGCGGAGACCTGGTCCGACGGCAACGTCTGCGACGCCCAGCTCAGCGGGCAGTTAGGGTTCGATTTTGACTATTACAGCACGTTTTCGCCCGCCACGTATTTGAGCCCGACCTTCGAGGTCCGCGTGGTCGAGGAATTTTCCGACGGCTCGAAGCACGTTCTGGACTCGGAGGGCGTGGTGGTGCTTCAGCGGCCGGACGCCGGTTCGATCCCGGCTGAGATCAAGCACACGCTGGTGGATCGTCCGTCGTGGGAAGAGCACTACAAGTGGCGGCTGGAGTTTAGTCCGGAGCGGGTCGAGCACGCGTACGTGCGGGCCAACGACCAGATGCTCCGCTTCGATCAGGGCGGGCTCGAGTTTCTCCAGGCCGACAGCCGCGATTACCCGTACGGCTTGCACTGCGGCAGCCTCTACGGCGTGGTGCGCAACATGCTCGGCGTCGAAGGGTCCTGCTATCTGATGATGGACGACGAAAACCTATTCGCTGAGATCATCGACACGGTGGCCGACCTGTGCTATCGGACGACGAAGTACACGCTCGAGAAGGGCGCGAAGTTCGACTTTGCCCATTTCTGGGAAGACATCTGCTTCAAGAACGGTCCGCTGATCGCGCCGTCGGTTTTTACGGAGAGAGTCGGTCCGCACTACAAGCGGATCACCGATTTGCTGGGCCGCTACGGCATCGACATCGTCTCGCTCGATTGCGACGGCAAGATCGACGCGCTGGTGCCGGTGTGGTTCGAAAACGGCGTGAACACGATGTTTCCCATCGAGGTCGGCACGTGGGATGCTTCGATCCAGCCGTGGCGCGAGCAGTTCGGCCGCAGGCTGCGCGGGGTCGGCGGGATGAACAAAACCGTCTTCGCCAAAGACCGCGCCGCGATCGACGCGGAGATCGAGCGGCTCAAGCCGCTGGTCGAGCTCGGCGGCTTTATTCCGTGCCCGGACCACCGGATCGCCCCGGACGCTGAGTACGACCTGGTTCGCTACTACACCGACCGGATGCGGAAGACGTTTGCCTGACCGTTGGCCGTCTTCGGCGGTGTCGGCGCGCATTCATCATCGCGAGTACAGGTGGCTGGACCGGCCGAGTTGCGGGGCGAAGAACGCGCCGAGTCCGGAGCGGAAGCCGCAGACCGGGGCGATTTGGGCCTGATGTCGCGGCACTGTGCCGCCGAGGGTCAGGAACGGGTCGACCATGCCGCGGACCGGGTTCCACCACTGCGAGGTCCACCACGAGATGCCCGCCTCGAGGGGGTTGTCGGATCGCCAGACGCCGATCACGTCGCGCCACTGGTAGTATTGCCCGATGGCGGTACTGACGGCTGAGCCGGCGCCGGGCATGTCGGGCAGGCTTTCGTGGAGTATCGGCGGGGCCTCGGTGACCACGGTCTCGGCGAGCATGCCATGAAGCTGCTGTCCAGCGGGCTTGACGGCGGTCTCCCACGAGACCGTCCAGAGGCCTCCGGCCTGGGCTTCGATGGTGGGGTCGAGGCCGTACGGGTCGCGGAAGCGGGTGGGGCTGCTGAAGGCATAGGCGTAGGGCGAAGTGGCGCCGAGCACCGGGACCGGGTCGCGCTGCAGGAAGCTTCCGGTGGTCGGATCGTAGAACCGCTGGCGAAGCTGATAGAGGCCCGTGGCCTCGTCGTAGTCGCGGCCGGCGAAGAGTCGCGGGTTGTCGATGGCGCCGCCGGCGGCAACCGGCTGGCCGAATGCCTGGTAGCGATACGACTGGACCACCGCGCCGTTCATGTCGGCCAGGGCCATGACCGTGCCCATACGGTCGGAGTGGCACAGGTAGTTGTCCGGCGAGAGGAAACCGCCTTCCTTGATCCCCTCCAGGTGGTCGACGCCCAGGCCGTTGACGTACTGGCGCACGAGGCGGCCGTCGCCGTCGAATTCGCCCAGGACGTTGTCGCGGTCGTAGACGTAGCGGGTGATCTGGCCGTCGAGATCGCGCGTGGCCAGCCGGCCGGCTGGGTCGTAGGTGTACGCGATGTCGCGGCCGTCGGGCAGTTCCACGCCGATCAGCCGGTTCTCGGCGTCGTAGGTGTAGCGGGTTATCGCGCCGGAGACGCGATGCGTCGCCGTGATCCGATTGCCCGCGTTGTCGTAGCCGTAGTCGCAGGTCGGATCCGCGGTCAGCCGATTGGCTGCGTCGTAGGTGAATTCGCTCTCCTGTCCGGCGATCCGCCGGTTGCCGGCGTCATCGTAGCTGTAGGCCTCAGCGGGGTTGTCCGCCGTTGGGTGCGCAGCCGCGGTCAGCCGTCCCGCGGCGTCGTAGGTAAATTCGTGCGT is part of the Phycisphaerae bacterium genome and encodes:
- a CDS encoding serpin family protein, whose product is MKRLGILLVCIGVLSPITGCGGKKLSRSSEREALVEATNTFTFDLHRKLVEDGTTGTGGNLFSSPLCASMALALAYAGAREQTAQQMEKVLGLESLKQRVHPAYHDLLVSLRQGAESHDLYLGSRLWAHEGLKFRDEFARTLRQCYGEKPAAVDFEHDLAGAHDAVARWVRDTTHGRIKDAAVSQGVDTLTRMLLTSVIYFKGRWKYEFNPDATDDEEFHLLTGENATVSMMHQAGRFKYAFLDGCKLLEMPYTGEEVSMTLILPNGSLPDFEEGLTWKTVANWMDKMEVTKDVDVKIPRFRMQTRMPLTEVLQAMGLTDVFINPDFSAMTGGTAGPPISAIDQEGYIDVNEEGTEAYVVTRGSWFIRSGKETPVFHADHPFVFLIRDLRTGSILFIGRFVDPRHQAEAES